In Rosa chinensis cultivar Old Blush chromosome 1, RchiOBHm-V2, whole genome shotgun sequence, a genomic segment contains:
- the LOC112193704 gene encoding receptor-like protein 6 isoform X4, which translates to MGLSSLCLIIVSIYILSTIVLFHLVVANSLQSYNTPTCHDDEIYALLQFKQSFVIRKFASEYEGAYPKISSWKSNSSCCSWDGVECDEKTGHVIGLDLSSSCLYGSFSSNNTLFSLVHLQRLNLAYNDFIGSEVPTSIRNFPRLRSVSF; encoded by the exons ATGGGGTTATCATCTCTATGCTTAATAATTGTGTCCATCTATATCCTTTCAACAATTGTATTGTTCCATCTTGTGGTGGCCAACTCTTTGCAGTCATATAATACTCCTACTTGCCATGATGACGAGATCTATGCCTTGCTGCAATTCAAGCAAAGTTTTGTCATTAGAAAGTTTGCTTCAGAGTATGAGGGTGCTTATCCAAAGATTTCTTCATGGAAATCAAACAGCAGTTGCTGCTCATGGGATGGCGTAGAGTGTGATGAGAAGACGGGTCACGTGATTGGGCTTGATCTTAGTAGCAGTTGTCTCTATGGCTCTTTCAGCTCCAACAACACCTTATTCAGTCTTGTTCATCTTCAGCGTCTAAACCTCGCTTATAATGACTTCATAGGATCTGAAGTTCCCACTAGCATCAGGAACTTTCCAAGGCTCAG GTCAGTTTCCTTTTGA
- the LOC112193704 gene encoding receptor-like protein 6 isoform X1: protein MGLSSLCLIIVSIYILSTIVLFHLVVANSLQSYNTPTCHDDEIYALLQFKQSFVIRKFASEYEGAYPKISSWKSNSSCCSWDGVECDEKTGHVIGLDLSSSCLYGSFSSNNTLFSLVHLQRLNLAYNDFIGSEVPTSIRNFPRLRYLNLSYSAFSGHVPSEVRQLSKLSSLDLSRNYDMFSNEELLRSLAQNLTGLQTLDLSSINISSTVPDTLANLSLLTSLTLDDCGLSGKLPGRIFKLQNLKVLSVSYNFALTGNEELLRSLAQNLTSLETLDLSYINISSTVPDTLTNLSLLTSLILDDCGLSGKLPKRIFKLQNLKVLSVSYNPALTGYFPDDYSGSSPDLMSLKLSSTNFFINLPSLIERFPSLKELGVRSCNISEGPVPLSLGNLRDLIYLDLSYNKFNGQIPTAMLGNLTQLTYLSLSNNYFHGSVPQSLFNLINLQNLYLGYNNLSGVVEFHMFLNLQKLTILDLSYNKLELLTESRFLNNATTVLPKFEYLRLGGCNIREFPDFLRSQEALVYLDLSGNKLQGQVPKWMWNISTQTLRYINISHNFLSGFEKTAAVLPRIHLLFLDLSFNMFRELLLLPYLTSLPYYNIANNNLTGQVSPMICNMTSLEYLDLSNNKLIGNLPQCGGNFSASLEILKLGNNSFHGNLPQSYTNGSNLRMIDIGHNNFHGQLPRSLANCASLECLVLSHNKFNDTFPVWLGALPELKILKMDHNVFYGVILKHDKKNIQFPVLRILDLSYNDFSGQFPFECIFSGNGTTTITHDLEYYSITIICKGVERYYPRIREDLILIDISSNNFGGQIPEFIGKLQGIWSLNLSNNILTGRIPSSLSNLSRLESLDLSHNKLSGEIPQQLAQLDSLSKFNVSHNNLTGPVPRGIHFTTFDSTSYLENQGLCGDFLPKKCGNSVGTQLPPSTSEDNDSGSGIELDWKFVVAGSGSGLLVGVVVADFVITKWNVWFIEIVAVLIVFSKRIRN from the coding sequence ATGGGGTTATCATCTCTATGCTTAATAATTGTGTCCATCTATATCCTTTCAACAATTGTATTGTTCCATCTTGTGGTGGCCAACTCTTTGCAGTCATATAATACTCCTACTTGCCATGATGACGAGATCTATGCCTTGCTGCAATTCAAGCAAAGTTTTGTCATTAGAAAGTTTGCTTCAGAGTATGAGGGTGCTTATCCAAAGATTTCTTCATGGAAATCAAACAGCAGTTGCTGCTCATGGGATGGCGTAGAGTGTGATGAGAAGACGGGTCACGTGATTGGGCTTGATCTTAGTAGCAGTTGTCTCTATGGCTCTTTCAGCTCCAACAACACCTTATTCAGTCTTGTTCATCTTCAGCGTCTAAACCTCGCTTATAATGACTTCATAGGATCTGAAGTTCCCACTAGCATCAGGAACTTTCCAAGGCTCAGGTATCTCAACCTCTCTTACTCTGCCTTTTCTGGTCATGTCCCATCCGAAGTTCGACAACTGTCTAAGTTGTCTTCCCTTGATCTATCTCGCAATTATGATATGTTTTCCAATGAAGAATTGTTAAGAAGCCTAGCTCAAAATTTAACTGGCCTACAAACACTTGATCTTTCTTCCATTAATATATCATCCACAGTACCCGACACCTTGGCAAATTTGTCTCTTTTGACATCCCTCACCCTTGATGATTGCGGCCTGTCTGGCAAATTACCTGGAAGAATCTTTAAATTGCAAAATTTGAAGGTTCTTAGTGTGAGCTACAACTTTGCTCTCACAGGAAATGAAGAATTGTTGAGAAGCCTAGCTCAAAATTTAACTAGCCTAGAAACACTTGATCTTTCTTATATTAATATATCATCCACAGTACCCGACACCCTGACAAATTTGTCTCTTTTGACATCCCTCATCCTTGATGACTGCGGGCTGTCTGGCAAATTACCAAAAAGAATCTTTAAATTACAGAATTTGAAGGTTCTTAGTGTGAGCTACAACCCTGCTCTCACGGGGTATTTTCCTGATGACTATAGTGGAAGTAGTCCTGATCTCATGTCACTCAAACTCTCGTCCACTAATTTTTTCATAAACCTCCCTTCTTTGATAGAAAGGTTTCCTTCACTGAAAGAGTTGGGTGTGAGATCATGCAATATTTCAGAAGGTCCGGTACCATTGTCACTTGGTAATCTTAGGGATCTCATCTATTTGGACCTTTCATATAATAAGTTTAATGGTCAAATCCCTACAGCTATGTTGGGAAACCTTACCCAACTTACATATCTATCACTTTCTAATAATTATTTTCATGGCTCAGTCCCCCAGTCCTTGTTCAATCTCATTAATCTTCAGAACCTTTATCTAGGATATAATAATTTGAGCGGTGTAGTAGAGTTTCACATGTTTCTTAACCTACAAAAACTCACCATCCTGGATTTATCTTATAATAAACTGGAATTGCTCACTGAATCTAGATTTTTGAATAATGCAACTACCGTACTTCCAAAGTTTGAGTATCTAAGATTGGGTGGGTGCAACATAAGAGAGTTCCCAGATTTCCTAAGATCTCAAGAAGCATTGGTATATTTAGATCTCTCTGGGAACAAATTGCAAGGCCAAGTACCAAAATGGATGTGGAACATAAGCACCCAAACTCTGCGATACATCAACATTTCTCATAACTTCCTGTCAGGCTTTGAGAAAACTGCAGCTGTCCTTCCCAGGATTCACCTACTATTCTTAGACCTGTCATTCAATATGTTTCGTGAATTATTGTTGTTACCTTATTTAACATCCTTACCGTACTATAACATTGCAAACAACAACTTGACCGGACAAGTTTCACCAATGATTTGCAATATGACttctcttgaatatcttgatttGTCAAACAACAAGTTGATTGGCAACTTACCGCAGTGTGGGGGAAACTTTAGTGCGAGTCTGGAAATTCTGAAACTTGGAAACAATTCATTTCATGGAAATCTTCCTCAATCATACACCAATGGAAGCAATTTAAGGATGATAGATATTGGTCACAACAATTTCCATGGGCAACTACCAAGGTCACTGGcgaattgtgcaagtcttgaaTGCTTAGTCCTTTCACACAATAAATTTAATGATACCTTCCCCGTTTGGTTGGGGGCTCTCCCtgagttgaaaattttgaaaatggaCCACAATGTGTTCTATGGAGTGATTCTGAAACATGATAAGAAGAATATTCAATTCCCGGTGCTGCGTATTCTTGATTTGTCTTACAATGATTTCTCAGGTCAGTTTCCTTTTGAATGCATTTTTTCTGGAAATGGAACAACAACTATCACTCATGATTTGGAGTATTACTCAATCACGATAATCTGTAAAGGTGTGGAGAGATACTACCCAAGAATTCGAGAGGACTTGATACTCATTGACATCTCAAGCAACAATTTTGGAGGGCAGATTCCTGAATTCATTGGGAAACTCCAGGGGATTTGGTCACTCAATCTCTCCAATAACATTCTCACCGGTCGCATCCCATCATCCTTGAGCAACTTATCAAGGCTTGAATCGTTGGACCTTTCACATAACAAGCTCTCTGGTGAGATTCCTCAGCAACTGGCACAGCTTGATTCTCTCTCAAAGTTTAATGTCTCTCACAACAATCTCACAGGCCCTGTACCACGAGGAATCCACTTCACCACATTTGACAGCACTTCATATCTAGAAAACCAAGGATTGTGCGGAGATTTCTTGCCAAAGAAATGTGGAAATTCTGTGGGCACTCAACTTCCACCTTCAACATCAGAAGATAATGACTCGGGCTCTGGAATTGAATTGGATTGGAAATTTGTTGTGGCAGGGTCAGGGAGTGGCTTGTTGGTGGGAGTGGTTGTTGCAGACTTTGTGATTACCAAGTGGAATGTGTGGTTCATTGAGATTGTTGCAGTACTGATCGTGTTTTCAAAAAGGATAAGAAATTGA
- the LOC112193704 gene encoding receptor-like protein 6 isoform X3 — MGLSSLCLIIVSIYILSTIVLFHLVVANSLQSYNTPTCHDDEIYALLQFKQSFVIRKFASEYEGAYPKISSWKSNSSCCSWDGVECDEKTGHVIGLDLSSSCLYGSFSSNNTLFSLVHLQRLNLAYNDFIGSEVPTSIRNFPRLRYLNLSYSAFSGHVPSEVRQLSKLSSLDLSRNYDMFSNEELLRSLAQNLTGLQTLDLSSINISSTVPDTLANLSLLTSLTLDDCGLSGKLPGRIFKLQNLKVLSVSYNFALTGNEELLRSLAQNLTSLETLDLSYINISSTVPDTLTNLSLLTSLILDDCGLSGKLPKRIFKLQNLKVLSVSYNPALTGYFPDDYSGSSPDLMSLKLSSTNFFINLPSLIERFPSLKELGVRSCNISEGPVPLSLGNLRDLIYLDLSYNKFNGQIPTAMLGNLTQLTYLSLSNNYFHGSVPQSLFNLINLQNLYLGYNNLSGVVEFHMFLNLQKLTILDLSYNKLELLTESRFLNNATTVLPKFEYLRLGGCNIREFPDFLRSQEALVYLDLSGNKLQGQVPKWMWNISTQTLRYINISHNFLSGFEKTAAVLPRIHLLFLDLSFNMFRELLLLPYLTSLPYYNIANNNLTGQVSPMICNMTSLEYLDLSNNKLIGNLPQCGGNFSASLEILKLGNNSFHGNLPQSYTNGSNLRMIDIGHNNFHGQLPRSLANCASLECLVLSHNKFNDTFPVWLGALPELKILKMDHNVFYGVILKHDKKNIQFPVLRILDLSYNDFSGVERYYPRIREDLILIDISSNNFGGQIPEFIGKLQGIWSLNLSNNILTGRIPSSLSNLSRLESLDLSHNKLSGEIPQQLAQLDSLSKFNVSHNNLTGPVPRGIHFTTFDSTSYLENQGLCGDFLPKKCGNSVGTQLPPSTSEDNDSGSGIELDWKFVVAGSGSGLLVGVVVADFVITKWNVWFIEIVAVLIVFSKRIRN, encoded by the exons ATGGGGTTATCATCTCTATGCTTAATAATTGTGTCCATCTATATCCTTTCAACAATTGTATTGTTCCATCTTGTGGTGGCCAACTCTTTGCAGTCATATAATACTCCTACTTGCCATGATGACGAGATCTATGCCTTGCTGCAATTCAAGCAAAGTTTTGTCATTAGAAAGTTTGCTTCAGAGTATGAGGGTGCTTATCCAAAGATTTCTTCATGGAAATCAAACAGCAGTTGCTGCTCATGGGATGGCGTAGAGTGTGATGAGAAGACGGGTCACGTGATTGGGCTTGATCTTAGTAGCAGTTGTCTCTATGGCTCTTTCAGCTCCAACAACACCTTATTCAGTCTTGTTCATCTTCAGCGTCTAAACCTCGCTTATAATGACTTCATAGGATCTGAAGTTCCCACTAGCATCAGGAACTTTCCAAGGCTCAGGTATCTCAACCTCTCTTACTCTGCCTTTTCTGGTCATGTCCCATCCGAAGTTCGACAACTGTCTAAGTTGTCTTCCCTTGATCTATCTCGCAATTATGATATGTTTTCCAATGAAGAATTGTTAAGAAGCCTAGCTCAAAATTTAACTGGCCTACAAACACTTGATCTTTCTTCCATTAATATATCATCCACAGTACCCGACACCTTGGCAAATTTGTCTCTTTTGACATCCCTCACCCTTGATGATTGCGGCCTGTCTGGCAAATTACCTGGAAGAATCTTTAAATTGCAAAATTTGAAGGTTCTTAGTGTGAGCTACAACTTTGCTCTCACAGGAAATGAAGAATTGTTGAGAAGCCTAGCTCAAAATTTAACTAGCCTAGAAACACTTGATCTTTCTTATATTAATATATCATCCACAGTACCCGACACCCTGACAAATTTGTCTCTTTTGACATCCCTCATCCTTGATGACTGCGGGCTGTCTGGCAAATTACCAAAAAGAATCTTTAAATTACAGAATTTGAAGGTTCTTAGTGTGAGCTACAACCCTGCTCTCACGGGGTATTTTCCTGATGACTATAGTGGAAGTAGTCCTGATCTCATGTCACTCAAACTCTCGTCCACTAATTTTTTCATAAACCTCCCTTCTTTGATAGAAAGGTTTCCTTCACTGAAAGAGTTGGGTGTGAGATCATGCAATATTTCAGAAGGTCCGGTACCATTGTCACTTGGTAATCTTAGGGATCTCATCTATTTGGACCTTTCATATAATAAGTTTAATGGTCAAATCCCTACAGCTATGTTGGGAAACCTTACCCAACTTACATATCTATCACTTTCTAATAATTATTTTCATGGCTCAGTCCCCCAGTCCTTGTTCAATCTCATTAATCTTCAGAACCTTTATCTAGGATATAATAATTTGAGCGGTGTAGTAGAGTTTCACATGTTTCTTAACCTACAAAAACTCACCATCCTGGATTTATCTTATAATAAACTGGAATTGCTCACTGAATCTAGATTTTTGAATAATGCAACTACCGTACTTCCAAAGTTTGAGTATCTAAGATTGGGTGGGTGCAACATAAGAGAGTTCCCAGATTTCCTAAGATCTCAAGAAGCATTGGTATATTTAGATCTCTCTGGGAACAAATTGCAAGGCCAAGTACCAAAATGGATGTGGAACATAAGCACCCAAACTCTGCGATACATCAACATTTCTCATAACTTCCTGTCAGGCTTTGAGAAAACTGCAGCTGTCCTTCCCAGGATTCACCTACTATTCTTAGACCTGTCATTCAATATGTTTCGTGAATTATTGTTGTTACCTTATTTAACATCCTTACCGTACTATAACATTGCAAACAACAACTTGACCGGACAAGTTTCACCAATGATTTGCAATATGACttctcttgaatatcttgatttGTCAAACAACAAGTTGATTGGCAACTTACCGCAGTGTGGGGGAAACTTTAGTGCGAGTCTGGAAATTCTGAAACTTGGAAACAATTCATTTCATGGAAATCTTCCTCAATCATACACCAATGGAAGCAATTTAAGGATGATAGATATTGGTCACAACAATTTCCATGGGCAACTACCAAGGTCACTGGcgaattgtgcaagtcttgaaTGCTTAGTCCTTTCACACAATAAATTTAATGATACCTTCCCCGTTTGGTTGGGGGCTCTCCCtgagttgaaaattttgaaaatggaCCACAATGTGTTCTATGGAGTGATTCTGAAACATGATAAGAAGAATATTCAATTCCCGGTGCTGCGTATTCTTGATTTGTCTTACAATGATTTCTCAG GTGTGGAGAGATACTACCCAAGAATTCGAGAGGACTTGATACTCATTGACATCTCAAGCAACAATTTTGGAGGGCAGATTCCTGAATTCATTGGGAAACTCCAGGGGATTTGGTCACTCAATCTCTCCAATAACATTCTCACCGGTCGCATCCCATCATCCTTGAGCAACTTATCAAGGCTTGAATCGTTGGACCTTTCACATAACAAGCTCTCTGGTGAGATTCCTCAGCAACTGGCACAGCTTGATTCTCTCTCAAAGTTTAATGTCTCTCACAACAATCTCACAGGCCCTGTACCACGAGGAATCCACTTCACCACATTTGACAGCACTTCATATCTAGAAAACCAAGGATTGTGCGGAGATTTCTTGCCAAAGAAATGTGGAAATTCTGTGGGCACTCAACTTCCACCTTCAACATCAGAAGATAATGACTCGGGCTCTGGAATTGAATTGGATTGGAAATTTGTTGTGGCAGGGTCAGGGAGTGGCTTGTTGGTGGGAGTGGTTGTTGCAGACTTTGTGATTACCAAGTGGAATGTGTGGTTCATTGAGATTGTTGCAGTACTGATCGTGTTTTCAAAAAGGATAAGAAATTGA
- the LOC112193704 gene encoding receptor-like protein 6 isoform X2 produces MGLSSLCLIIVSIYILSTIVLFHLVVANSLQSYNTPTCHDDEIYALLQFKQSFVIRKFASEYEGAYPKISSWKSNSSCCSWDGVECDEKTGHVIGLDLSSSCLYGSFSSNNTLFSLVHLQRLNLAYNDFIGSEVPTSIRNFPRLRYLNLSYSAFSGHVPSEVRQLSKLSSLDLSRNYDMFSNEELLRSLAQNLTGLQTLDLSSINISSTVPDTLANLSLLTSLTLDDCGLSGKLPGRIFKLQNLKVLSVSYNFALTGNEELLRSLAQNLTSLETLDLSYINISSTVPDTLTNLSLLTSLILDDCGLSGKLPKRIFKLQNLKVLSVSYNPALTGYFPDDYSGSSPDLMSLKLSSTNFFINLPSLIERFPSLKELGVRSCNISEGPVPLSLGNLRDLIYLDLSYNKFNGQIPTAMLGNLTQLTYLSLSNNYFHGSVPQSLFNLINLQNLYLGYNNLSGVVEFHMFLNLQKLTILDLSYNKLELLTESRFLNNATTVLPKFEYLRLGGCNIREFPDFLRSQEALVYLDLSGNKLQGQVPKWMWNISTQTLRYINISHNFLSGFEKTAAVLPRIHLLFLDLSFNMFRELLLLPYLTSLPYYNIANNNLTGQVSPMICNMTSLEYLDLSNNKLIGNLPQCGGNFSASLEILKLGNNSFHGNLPQSYTNGSNLRMIDIGHNNFHGQLPRSLANCASLECLVLSHNKFNDTFPVWLGALPELKILKMDHNVFYGVILKHDKKNIQFPVLRILDLSYNDFSGQFPFECIFSGNGTTTITHDLEYYSITIICKGVERYYPRIREDLILIDISSNNFGGQIPEFIGKLQGIWSLNLSNNILTGRIPSSLSNLSRLESLDLSHNKLSGPVPRGIHFTTFDSTSYLENQGLCGDFLPKKCGNSVGTQLPPSTSEDNDSGSGIELDWKFVVAGSGSGLLVGVVVADFVITKWNVWFIEIVAVLIVFSKRIRN; encoded by the exons ATGGGGTTATCATCTCTATGCTTAATAATTGTGTCCATCTATATCCTTTCAACAATTGTATTGTTCCATCTTGTGGTGGCCAACTCTTTGCAGTCATATAATACTCCTACTTGCCATGATGACGAGATCTATGCCTTGCTGCAATTCAAGCAAAGTTTTGTCATTAGAAAGTTTGCTTCAGAGTATGAGGGTGCTTATCCAAAGATTTCTTCATGGAAATCAAACAGCAGTTGCTGCTCATGGGATGGCGTAGAGTGTGATGAGAAGACGGGTCACGTGATTGGGCTTGATCTTAGTAGCAGTTGTCTCTATGGCTCTTTCAGCTCCAACAACACCTTATTCAGTCTTGTTCATCTTCAGCGTCTAAACCTCGCTTATAATGACTTCATAGGATCTGAAGTTCCCACTAGCATCAGGAACTTTCCAAGGCTCAGGTATCTCAACCTCTCTTACTCTGCCTTTTCTGGTCATGTCCCATCCGAAGTTCGACAACTGTCTAAGTTGTCTTCCCTTGATCTATCTCGCAATTATGATATGTTTTCCAATGAAGAATTGTTAAGAAGCCTAGCTCAAAATTTAACTGGCCTACAAACACTTGATCTTTCTTCCATTAATATATCATCCACAGTACCCGACACCTTGGCAAATTTGTCTCTTTTGACATCCCTCACCCTTGATGATTGCGGCCTGTCTGGCAAATTACCTGGAAGAATCTTTAAATTGCAAAATTTGAAGGTTCTTAGTGTGAGCTACAACTTTGCTCTCACAGGAAATGAAGAATTGTTGAGAAGCCTAGCTCAAAATTTAACTAGCCTAGAAACACTTGATCTTTCTTATATTAATATATCATCCACAGTACCCGACACCCTGACAAATTTGTCTCTTTTGACATCCCTCATCCTTGATGACTGCGGGCTGTCTGGCAAATTACCAAAAAGAATCTTTAAATTACAGAATTTGAAGGTTCTTAGTGTGAGCTACAACCCTGCTCTCACGGGGTATTTTCCTGATGACTATAGTGGAAGTAGTCCTGATCTCATGTCACTCAAACTCTCGTCCACTAATTTTTTCATAAACCTCCCTTCTTTGATAGAAAGGTTTCCTTCACTGAAAGAGTTGGGTGTGAGATCATGCAATATTTCAGAAGGTCCGGTACCATTGTCACTTGGTAATCTTAGGGATCTCATCTATTTGGACCTTTCATATAATAAGTTTAATGGTCAAATCCCTACAGCTATGTTGGGAAACCTTACCCAACTTACATATCTATCACTTTCTAATAATTATTTTCATGGCTCAGTCCCCCAGTCCTTGTTCAATCTCATTAATCTTCAGAACCTTTATCTAGGATATAATAATTTGAGCGGTGTAGTAGAGTTTCACATGTTTCTTAACCTACAAAAACTCACCATCCTGGATTTATCTTATAATAAACTGGAATTGCTCACTGAATCTAGATTTTTGAATAATGCAACTACCGTACTTCCAAAGTTTGAGTATCTAAGATTGGGTGGGTGCAACATAAGAGAGTTCCCAGATTTCCTAAGATCTCAAGAAGCATTGGTATATTTAGATCTCTCTGGGAACAAATTGCAAGGCCAAGTACCAAAATGGATGTGGAACATAAGCACCCAAACTCTGCGATACATCAACATTTCTCATAACTTCCTGTCAGGCTTTGAGAAAACTGCAGCTGTCCTTCCCAGGATTCACCTACTATTCTTAGACCTGTCATTCAATATGTTTCGTGAATTATTGTTGTTACCTTATTTAACATCCTTACCGTACTATAACATTGCAAACAACAACTTGACCGGACAAGTTTCACCAATGATTTGCAATATGACttctcttgaatatcttgatttGTCAAACAACAAGTTGATTGGCAACTTACCGCAGTGTGGGGGAAACTTTAGTGCGAGTCTGGAAATTCTGAAACTTGGAAACAATTCATTTCATGGAAATCTTCCTCAATCATACACCAATGGAAGCAATTTAAGGATGATAGATATTGGTCACAACAATTTCCATGGGCAACTACCAAGGTCACTGGcgaattgtgcaagtcttgaaTGCTTAGTCCTTTCACACAATAAATTTAATGATACCTTCCCCGTTTGGTTGGGGGCTCTCCCtgagttgaaaattttgaaaatggaCCACAATGTGTTCTATGGAGTGATTCTGAAACATGATAAGAAGAATATTCAATTCCCGGTGCTGCGTATTCTTGATTTGTCTTACAATGATTTCTCAGGTCAGTTTCCTTTTGAATGCATTTTTTCTGGAAATGGAACAACAACTATCACTCATGATTTGGAGTATTACTCAATCACGATAATCTGTAAAGGTGTGGAGAGATACTACCCAAGAATTCGAGAGGACTTGATACTCATTGACATCTCAAGCAACAATTTTGGAGGGCAGATTCCTGAATTCATTGGGAAACTCCAGGGGATTTGGTCACTCAATCTCTCCAATAACATTCTCACCGGTCGCATCCCATCATCCTTGAGCAACTTATCAAGGCTTGAATCGTTGGACCTTTCACATAACAAGCTCTCTG GCCCTGTACCACGAGGAATCCACTTCACCACATTTGACAGCACTTCATATCTAGAAAACCAAGGATTGTGCGGAGATTTCTTGCCAAAGAAATGTGGAAATTCTGTGGGCACTCAACTTCCACCTTCAACATCAGAAGATAATGACTCGGGCTCTGGAATTGAATTGGATTGGAAATTTGTTGTGGCAGGGTCAGGGAGTGGCTTGTTGGTGGGAGTGGTTGTTGCAGACTTTGTGATTACCAAGTGGAATGTGTGGTTCATTGAGATTGTTGCAGTACTGATCGTGTTTTCAAAAAGGATAAGAAATTGA